Proteins encoded within one genomic window of Streptomyces profundus:
- a CDS encoding NAD(P)/FAD-dependent oxidoreductase, which produces MSAPSSVLIVGASAAGLTTAEALRRRGYSGALTVLGAEPHIPYDRPPLSKQLLSGHWDVTRTRLRVPSALDELDADLLLGERAVEMDTENLTVHTTSSRALQADRVVVATGLRARKLPGQDGLANVHCLRTVDDALALRAAMRTATRLVVVGDGVLGSEIAATACGSGLDVTLVGPQPAPMTGRLGPVVAAQLAALHTERGVRLRPGIAVDGLAEDRGRATGVRLGTGEVLPADVVVVAIGGEPNTAWLDGGRMCTDGGLVCDAYCRAAEGVYAASDVARWHHQGFNTYVQLENRTNATEQAIAVAGALLGDERPYCPVPYFWTDQFDARIQVYGVPSAEDEVEIAEGSVVERRFVAVYRRREVVTGVLGWNMPKQARRLRRDVIHDWSVISPA; this is translated from the coding sequence TTGAGCGCCCCGTCGAGCGTCCTCATCGTCGGCGCCTCCGCCGCAGGGCTCACCACCGCGGAGGCGCTGCGCCGGCGTGGCTACTCGGGTGCCCTGACGGTGCTCGGCGCCGAACCCCACATCCCATACGACCGACCGCCGTTGTCCAAGCAGCTTCTCTCCGGTCACTGGGACGTCACACGCACACGGTTACGGGTGCCTTCCGCTCTGGACGAGTTGGACGCGGACCTCCTGCTCGGTGAGCGGGCAGTTGAAATGGATACCGAGAACCTGACCGTCCACACCACGTCCTCGCGTGCCCTCCAGGCAGACCGCGTGGTCGTGGCGACCGGGCTGCGTGCTCGGAAGCTGCCGGGCCAGGACGGTCTCGCCAACGTCCACTGCCTGCGTACCGTGGACGACGCGTTGGCGCTTCGCGCGGCGATGCGGACCGCGACGCGGTTGGTTGTCGTGGGCGACGGTGTGCTGGGGAGCGAGATCGCAGCCACAGCCTGCGGCAGCGGGCTGGACGTCACCCTGGTGGGCCCGCAGCCGGCGCCCATGACCGGGCGGCTCGGCCCCGTGGTAGCGGCGCAGCTGGCCGCTCTGCACACCGAGCGCGGAGTACGGCTCCGCCCGGGGATCGCGGTGGACGGCCTGGCCGAGGACCGAGGCAGGGCCACCGGTGTGCGGCTGGGCACCGGCGAGGTCCTGCCGGCGGACGTGGTGGTCGTCGCCATCGGCGGCGAGCCGAACACCGCCTGGCTGGACGGCGGTCGGATGTGCACGGACGGTGGGCTGGTCTGCGACGCGTACTGCCGGGCGGCCGAGGGCGTCTACGCCGCCAGCGACGTGGCCCGCTGGCACCACCAGGGGTTCAACACCTATGTCCAGCTGGAGAACCGCACCAACGCCACCGAGCAGGCGATCGCCGTGGCCGGCGCGCTGCTGGGTGACGAGCGACCCTACTGCCCCGTCCCCTACTTCTGGACCGACCAGTTCGACGCCCGCATCCAGGTGTACGGCGTGCCCTCCGCCGAAGACGAGGTCGAGATCGCCGAGGGCAGTGTCGTCGAGCGCCGCTTCGTCGCCGTCTACCGGCGCAGGGAAGTGGTCACCGGTGTCCTGGGCTGGAACATGCCGAAACAGGCACGCCGCCTGAGACGGGACGTCATCCACGACTGGTCGGTCATCTCCCCGGCATAG
- a CDS encoding TetR/AcrR family transcriptional regulator codes for MAFPMASGTSRSDRVSETRRAILTAAERLFAEQGVVAVSSRQISEAAGQGNNTAVGYHFGDKAGLVRAIVSRHADQIDVLRTRMLAEIGDSTDVRDWCSCLVRPGTEHLAALDGASWYARFAAQIMTDPTLRASMLDEVLGRPSLQRALDGLKQCLPTLPPQVLVLRAGMARLLLVHSLAERERTLAEDTRTATVSWSEHTTALVDALVGLWLAPATPAVEGTADAFLAMTRTPEGTATARGCPDAVPSRMPS; via the coding sequence GTGGCGTTTCCCATGGCCAGTGGAACCTCCCGGTCGGACCGAGTCAGTGAGACGCGAAGAGCCATACTGACGGCGGCCGAGCGGCTGTTCGCCGAGCAGGGCGTGGTCGCTGTCTCCAGCCGGCAGATAAGCGAGGCGGCCGGCCAGGGCAACAACACGGCGGTCGGCTATCACTTCGGAGACAAGGCCGGCCTGGTGCGGGCGATCGTCAGCCGGCACGCGGACCAGATCGATGTGCTGCGCACCCGGATGCTGGCCGAGATCGGCGACTCCACCGACGTGCGGGACTGGTGCTCCTGCCTGGTGCGCCCCGGTACCGAACATCTCGCCGCCCTCGATGGTGCCAGCTGGTATGCGCGGTTCGCCGCTCAGATCATGACCGACCCCACCCTGCGCGCGAGCATGCTCGACGAAGTTCTCGGCCGACCCTCGCTCCAGCGCGCCCTTGATGGCTTGAAGCAATGTCTTCCCACGTTGCCACCCCAGGTCCTGGTGCTCCGCGCCGGTATGGCGCGTCTGCTTCTGGTGCACTCCCTCGCCGAGCGTGAACGGACTCTGGCTGAGGACACCCGTACCGCGACGGTGAGTTGGTCCGAGCACACCACCGCGCTTGTCGACGCGCTCGTCGGGCTGTGGCTCGCTCCCGCCACACCTGCCGTTGAGGGCACCGCCGACGCGTTCCTGGCGATGACGCGGACTCCGGAGGGTACCGCCACCGCACGGGGATGTCCGGACGCCGTTCCTTCCCGGATGCCCTCTTGA
- a CDS encoding aldo/keto reductase has product MPTWLPFRLRGLVPMRYSTFGRRTGLRVSQYALGTGNFGTGWGVGAEREEAKAIFERFVEAGGNFIDTADVYQAGQSEQLVGEFIHADRDDLVLATKFTVGAHPGGGLSRTGNSRKNLRTSVEASLTRLNTDYIDILWVHYPDALTPIEELLRGLDDLVSQGKILHAAFSNFPAWRVSRAAAIADLSGWAPVTGIQIEYSLVERTADRELLPAAEALGLGVNLWSPLGGGLLTGKYRHGEKGRLTDWNRLVHTESTEQKTAVVDTVIDIAEQAGATPAQVAVAWVNERSRRLATSSVPIIGPRNLAQLDDYLGALDVELGTDGYERLSEVSATPLGVPHEANAASLDGLQGGAAALVDAPAVPVA; this is encoded by the coding sequence ATGCCAACCTGGCTGCCGTTTCGTCTGAGAGGGCTCGTTCCCATGCGCTATTCCACTTTTGGTCGTCGGACGGGGCTGCGTGTCTCGCAGTACGCCCTCGGGACCGGCAATTTCGGTACTGGGTGGGGGGTCGGTGCGGAGCGCGAGGAGGCGAAGGCCATCTTCGAGCGGTTCGTGGAGGCGGGCGGGAACTTCATCGACACGGCCGATGTCTATCAGGCTGGCCAGTCGGAGCAGCTCGTGGGCGAGTTCATCCACGCCGACCGCGACGACCTGGTGCTGGCGACGAAGTTCACCGTCGGCGCCCACCCTGGAGGCGGCCTCTCGCGCACCGGCAACAGCCGCAAGAACCTGCGTACTTCCGTCGAAGCCAGCCTCACACGGCTGAACACCGACTACATCGACATCCTGTGGGTGCACTACCCCGACGCGCTCACCCCCATCGAGGAACTCCTGCGCGGGCTGGACGACCTGGTGTCCCAGGGCAAGATCCTCCACGCGGCGTTCTCGAACTTCCCGGCCTGGCGGGTATCCCGCGCCGCGGCGATCGCCGATCTCTCCGGCTGGGCCCCCGTGACCGGCATCCAGATCGAGTACAGCCTGGTCGAGCGCACCGCGGACCGGGAGCTGCTGCCCGCGGCCGAGGCCCTCGGGCTCGGCGTGAACCTGTGGTCACCGCTGGGCGGCGGACTGCTCACCGGCAAGTACCGGCACGGCGAGAAGGGACGGCTGACGGACTGGAATCGCCTGGTACACACCGAGTCCACCGAGCAGAAGACCGCCGTCGTCGACACCGTGATCGACATCGCGGAACAGGCCGGCGCCACCCCCGCGCAGGTCGCGGTGGCCTGGGTCAACGAGCGCTCCCGGCGCCTGGCGACATCCTCCGTCCCGATCATCGGCCCGCGGAACCTCGCTCAGCTCGATGACTACCTCGGCGCACTCGATGTCGAACTCGGCACCGACGGGTACGAGCGGCTGAGCGAAGTCAGCGCGACCCCCCTCGGCGTCCCCCACGAGGCGAACGCGGCATCGCTGGACGGGCTTCAGGGCGGCGCCGCGGCGCTCGTCGACGCTCCCGCCGTCCCCGTCGCCTGA
- a CDS encoding PaaI family thioesterase: MTSTGGRAARTKTISYHAPEPDREKLFALSGLEQLRQIQAGLLPDPPISSLFGLRIVNVDEGDVVFTAEPDESHYNPIGSVHGGFFATVLDTACGCAFHTTLPPEVGYTTLEIKVSFLRPITADTGMVTAHGWVIRRGRGAGFTDADIRDRDGRVLATASSTLLVTQPRPIR, translated from the coding sequence ATGACCTCCACCGGTGGCCGAGCGGCCCGAACGAAGACCATCAGCTATCACGCGCCGGAGCCCGACCGCGAGAAACTCTTCGCACTCTCCGGACTTGAGCAGCTTCGGCAGATCCAGGCGGGGCTCCTGCCCGATCCGCCGATCAGCAGCCTCTTCGGGCTGAGGATCGTGAACGTCGACGAGGGCGATGTCGTGTTCACCGCCGAGCCCGACGAATCCCACTACAACCCCATCGGGTCCGTCCACGGCGGCTTCTTCGCCACCGTCCTCGACACGGCCTGCGGCTGTGCCTTCCACACCACCCTTCCCCCGGAGGTCGGTTACACGACTCTGGAGATCAAGGTGTCCTTCCTGCGGCCGATCACCGCCGACACGGGCATGGTCACCGCCCACGGCTGGGTCATCCGCAGGGGGCGCGGCGCCGGTTTCACGGACGCCGACATCCGTGATCGCGACGGACGCGTCCTCGCCACCGCGTCCAGCACGCTTCTCGTGACCCAACCCAGGCCCATACGGTGA
- a CDS encoding MFS transporter, with product MAAVTFLALIGAAGFRAAPGALMVPLNDEFGWSTSVMSLAVSINLVLYGLTAPFAAALMDRFGVRQVVAAALSLVALGAGGSVFMTASWQLLLFWGLLIGLGTGAMALVLAATVTNRWFHTRRGLVMGVLTAGSATGQLVFLPVVAHLAENAGWRSASLVVAGAALLVVPVVWLVMRDHPEERGVRPYGADETYAPPLPASGGATRRALGGLAFAVRHRSFWGLAVAFAICGATTNGLIGIHFIPSAHDHGMSTTTAAGLLAAVGVFDIAGTVASGWLTDKYDPRKLLVGYYVFRGAGLVSLPWLLSDSVHPGMVVFIVLYGLDWVATVPPTAVLCRRLFGDHGTIVFGWVFASHQLGAAAAALGAGLIRDVFGTYTYAWWGGAALCAVAAALSLGVRSGPDGQSPHRDAVPVAPPRDDPTGDGVPRRSARGGGGRAGNVEEGGRVPE from the coding sequence GTGGCCGCCGTCACGTTCCTGGCGCTGATCGGGGCCGCTGGTTTCCGTGCCGCCCCGGGTGCGCTGATGGTGCCGTTGAACGACGAGTTCGGCTGGTCGACCAGCGTGATGTCGCTGGCGGTGAGCATCAACCTCGTTCTCTACGGCCTGACGGCACCGTTTGCCGCCGCGCTCATGGACCGCTTCGGCGTGCGGCAGGTCGTCGCGGCTGCTCTGTCGCTGGTGGCTCTGGGCGCCGGTGGCAGTGTGTTCATGACCGCGTCCTGGCAGCTGCTCCTCTTCTGGGGGCTGCTGATCGGGCTGGGCACTGGCGCCATGGCCCTGGTGCTCGCGGCGACCGTCACCAACCGGTGGTTCCACACCCGTCGGGGGCTGGTGATGGGTGTTCTCACCGCCGGATCGGCCACCGGACAGCTCGTCTTCCTGCCCGTGGTGGCTCATCTGGCCGAGAACGCGGGGTGGCGGTCGGCCTCGCTGGTGGTCGCGGGTGCCGCACTGCTGGTGGTGCCCGTTGTGTGGCTGGTGATGCGTGATCACCCCGAGGAGAGAGGCGTGCGTCCGTATGGTGCGGACGAGACCTATGCGCCGCCGCTTCCGGCCAGCGGAGGCGCGACCAGGCGCGCACTCGGAGGACTGGCCTTCGCCGTACGGCACCGCTCCTTCTGGGGGCTCGCCGTAGCCTTCGCGATCTGTGGTGCCACCACCAACGGACTGATTGGTATTCACTTCATTCCGTCCGCCCATGACCACGGCATGTCGACGACCACCGCTGCCGGACTCCTCGCAGCCGTCGGAGTCTTCGATATCGCCGGCACAGTTGCCTCCGGCTGGCTCACCGACAAGTACGACCCCCGGAAGCTGCTCGTCGGCTACTACGTCTTCCGCGGGGCCGGTCTGGTCTCGTTGCCGTGGCTTCTCTCGGATTCCGTGCATCCCGGCATGGTGGTGTTCATCGTGTTGTACGGCCTGGACTGGGTGGCCACTGTCCCTCCCACCGCGGTTCTGTGCCGGCGGCTCTTCGGAGACCACGGGACGATCGTCTTCGGCTGGGTCTTCGCCTCCCACCAACTGGGAGCCGCTGCGGCGGCGCTTGGAGCCGGACTCATCCGCGACGTGTTCGGCACCTACACGTACGCCTGGTGGGGCGGCGCGGCGCTCTGTGCCGTGGCCGCCGCTCTCTCCCTCGGCGTGCGGTCCGGACCCGACGGGCAGAGCCCCCACCGGGACGCGGTGCCGGTGGCGCCGCCGCGGGACGATCCCACGGGGGACGGCGTCCCACGACGGAGTGCTCGGGGAGGCGGCGGGAGAGCCGGGAACGTCGAGGAGGGGGGACGCGTACCGGAGTAG
- a CDS encoding winged helix-turn-helix transcriptional regulator — translation MLSDPWSFLLLREAFLGRRTFAEFRDRLGIATDVLSARLAGLVEHGVLRKVAYREPGQRTRFAYALTPAGEELKLVLIALQQWGEEHVPIGEPLGVVPLARESRRRVRAVLVDENEERVDHGDVEFTRVAPASPKGGERERLVQGHPDGGVSEAG, via the coding sequence GTGCTCAGTGACCCCTGGAGCTTTCTCCTGTTGCGGGAGGCGTTCCTCGGCCGGCGTACGTTCGCCGAGTTCCGTGATCGACTCGGGATCGCCACCGACGTGCTGAGCGCGCGCCTCGCCGGTCTTGTCGAGCACGGGGTCCTGCGGAAGGTCGCCTACCGCGAGCCCGGCCAGCGTACTCGTTTCGCCTATGCGCTCACCCCGGCGGGGGAGGAGCTGAAGCTCGTGCTCATCGCGTTGCAGCAGTGGGGGGAGGAGCACGTGCCGATCGGTGAGCCGTTGGGAGTCGTTCCTCTCGCGCGTGAATCACGGCGCCGCGTCCGGGCGGTGCTCGTCGACGAGAACGAAGAGCGCGTGGACCACGGCGATGTGGAGTTCACTCGGGTGGCGCCGGCTTCGCCGAAGGGGGGCGAACGCGAGCGGCTGGTTCAGGGCCACCCCGATGGCGGCGTCAGCGAGGCAGGATAG
- a CDS encoding TetR/AcrR family transcriptional regulator has translation MSLAPQPPGRRERNKRQKLERITAAARELFAERGIDEVTTQEIADKADVGTGTLFLYAKTKAELLLLVQNSRYVESLERGQARAEEVTDALDAVLTIVRPIVECNRTQVNNGRAYLREIVFGDPTDLHHREALDIIERTRTAVTAVLRRKAGIHEDEALTLAHVVSAIMFVSLASTAHVELTVDDIERDIRKQIGAILPR, from the coding sequence ATGTCTCTCGCACCCCAGCCCCCCGGACGGCGCGAGCGGAACAAGCGGCAGAAGCTCGAACGCATCACCGCCGCCGCCCGAGAACTCTTCGCCGAGCGGGGGATCGACGAGGTGACCACCCAGGAGATCGCGGACAAGGCCGATGTCGGCACGGGCACACTCTTTCTCTACGCCAAGACCAAGGCCGAGCTGCTCCTGCTCGTACAGAACTCTCGGTACGTCGAGTCCCTGGAACGCGGCCAGGCGCGCGCTGAGGAAGTCACTGACGCGTTGGACGCCGTGCTGACGATCGTCCGCCCGATCGTGGAGTGCAATCGCACGCAGGTCAACAACGGCCGCGCCTACCTACGAGAGATCGTCTTCGGCGACCCCACGGATCTCCATCACCGCGAGGCGCTGGACATCATCGAGCGAACGCGGACCGCCGTCACGGCCGTCCTGCGGCGGAAGGCGGGGATCCACGAGGACGAGGCTTTGACGCTGGCGCACGTCGTATCCGCCATCATGTTCGTCAGCCTGGCGTCGACGGCCCATGTCGAGTTGACCGTCGACGACATCGAGCGGGACATTCGGAAGCAGATCGGCGCTATCCTGCCTCGCTGA
- a CDS encoding alkene reductase: MTRSSLWQPFTLGRVKLPHRLALAPMTRGRANPDGSPGPLAATYYGQRASLGLLISEGTQPSEDGQGYLNTPGIHTPAHVEGWREVAQAVHAGGGALFIQLMHVGRISHPDNTPHHRQPVAPSPISADQDVMTPTGPQRTPVPRELSGQDIQATIDAFRGAAASATAAGADGVEIHGANGYLPHQFLSPNANHRTDSYGGSVENRSRFVIEVARAVAEEIGPDRVGIRLSPAMPLGGIDEGDTGSVRAQYRHLVGGLATLNLAYLHLHHVGDDELLRSLRDMWPTAVLVVRYGRTRDGIADDIDAGLADIAPLGRFALANPDIVERLRLDAPLNELDPTTLYSGGEAGYTDYPALTLP, translated from the coding sequence ATGACCAGGTCGTCGCTCTGGCAGCCGTTCACCCTCGGCCGCGTGAAGCTCCCACATCGGCTCGCTCTGGCCCCGATGACCCGCGGCCGGGCAAACCCGGACGGCTCGCCCGGCCCGCTGGCCGCGACCTACTACGGGCAGCGCGCATCGCTCGGGCTCCTCATCTCCGAAGGGACACAGCCCTCGGAAGACGGACAGGGATACCTGAACACGCCGGGCATCCACACACCGGCACACGTCGAAGGCTGGCGAGAGGTCGCCCAGGCCGTACACGCCGGCGGTGGCGCGTTGTTCATCCAGCTGATGCACGTCGGTCGGATATCGCACCCCGACAACACCCCACACCACCGGCAGCCGGTGGCTCCGTCGCCGATCTCCGCCGACCAGGACGTGATGACCCCGACCGGGCCGCAGCGGACACCGGTCCCGCGAGAGCTCAGCGGCCAGGACATCCAGGCCACCATCGACGCGTTCCGTGGCGCCGCGGCGTCCGCGACAGCCGCCGGCGCCGACGGGGTGGAGATCCATGGGGCCAATGGATATCTCCCGCACCAGTTCCTGTCCCCGAACGCCAACCACCGCACCGACTCCTACGGCGGTTCGGTGGAGAACCGCTCGCGGTTCGTGATCGAGGTCGCGCGTGCGGTGGCCGAGGAGATCGGTCCCGACAGGGTGGGAATCCGGTTGTCTCCCGCGATGCCACTGGGAGGGATCGACGAGGGCGACACAGGGAGCGTACGCGCCCAGTACCGGCATCTCGTCGGTGGGCTCGCCACGCTGAATCTCGCCTACCTTCACCTTCACCACGTCGGCGACGACGAGTTGCTCCGCTCTCTCCGGGACATGTGGCCGACCGCCGTGCTCGTGGTTCGTTACGGCCGTACCCGGGACGGGATCGCCGACGACATCGACGCCGGCTTGGCGGACATCGCCCCCTTGGGCAGGTTCGCACTGGCCAACCCCGACATCGTCGAGCGGCTGCGCCTCGACGCTCCGCTGAACGAACTGGATCCCACCACGCTCTACAGCGGCGGTGAGGCCGGCTACACCGACTACCCGGCTCTCACCCTTCCCTGA
- a CDS encoding SDR family oxidoreductase, which translates to MPSLSGAVVLVTGANGGIGTHFVHSALDRGAAKVYATARNPRTWDDERIVPLPLDVTDSASIDAAVAAAPDVTVLINNAGVSPASESLLSLSEAEIRANMETNFFGPVFLARKFAPVLTARTGSVIVDIHSLLSWLAVAGVYSASKAALWSATNSLRLELTPQGVHVVGVHVGWVDTAMAAHVEGPKTAPGDLVRVVFDAIEAGEHEVLADEGSVRVKAGLSAPVEALYPQLG; encoded by the coding sequence ATGCCCTCGCTCAGCGGAGCCGTCGTCCTCGTCACAGGAGCCAACGGCGGCATCGGCACCCACTTCGTCCACAGCGCCCTTGACCGTGGCGCCGCCAAGGTCTACGCGACCGCCAGAAACCCCCGCACATGGGATGACGAGCGGATCGTCCCGCTCCCGCTCGACGTCACCGACTCCGCGTCCATCGACGCGGCCGTTGCCGCCGCGCCCGATGTCACCGTGCTCATCAACAACGCCGGCGTGTCTCCTGCCAGCGAAAGTCTCCTCTCGCTGAGCGAGGCGGAGATCAGGGCGAACATGGAGACCAACTTCTTCGGCCCGGTCTTTCTCGCCCGGAAGTTCGCGCCGGTCCTGACGGCCAGGACCGGGTCGGTGATCGTCGACATCCACTCGCTGCTGAGCTGGCTCGCCGTCGCCGGGGTCTACAGCGCGTCGAAGGCGGCGCTGTGGTCGGCGACCAACTCTCTGCGGCTCGAACTGACTCCGCAGGGAGTGCACGTCGTCGGCGTGCATGTCGGGTGGGTCGACACCGCCATGGCGGCACACGTCGAAGGGCCGAAAACGGCGCCGGGCGACCTCGTGCGGGTGGTGTTCGACGCCATCGAGGCGGGGGAGCACGAGGTGCTGGCCGACGAGGGCTCCGTGCGGGTCAAGGCAGGGCTGAGCGCTCCCGTCGAAGCGCTCTACCCGCAACTGGGCTGA
- a CDS encoding NADP-dependent oxidoreductase, whose product MKAFVIDRYQAAPREADVAEPVVGDHDVLIEVKSASVNQIDLRIAEGEFKQILPYQLPLVLGSDLAGVVLAVGPAVRSFAPGDEVFAKPDVRQLSTFAERVAVAEADLAIKPASASMTEAASLPLVALCAWQALVERGRVRPGQRVLIHAGAGGVGSLAIQLANHLGATVATTVSAPHADRARERGADIVVDYRTEDFTDILRDYDLVLDSLGGKNLEGSLRVLRPGGKAIGITGPPTPEFAREMDVSLVPRLAIRGISHRARRMARRLDVGYEFLFTRSSGEQLAKIAELVDGGALRPVVGQVFPFHRTPDALVALEKGGTHGKIVVNRE is encoded by the coding sequence ATGAAGGCATTCGTCATCGACCGCTACCAGGCCGCGCCGCGTGAGGCGGACGTGGCCGAGCCCGTTGTCGGGGACCACGACGTTCTGATTGAGGTGAAGAGCGCGAGTGTCAATCAGATCGATCTGCGGATCGCCGAGGGTGAGTTCAAGCAGATCCTGCCGTACCAGTTGCCGCTGGTGCTCGGCAGCGACCTGGCGGGGGTCGTCCTCGCCGTGGGGCCGGCTGTCCGGAGCTTCGCACCGGGCGACGAGGTGTTCGCCAAACCGGACGTACGCCAGCTGAGCACCTTCGCGGAGCGCGTCGCGGTGGCCGAGGCGGACCTCGCGATCAAGCCCGCGTCCGCCAGCATGACGGAGGCGGCCTCGCTGCCCCTGGTCGCGCTGTGCGCCTGGCAGGCGCTCGTGGAACGCGGCCGGGTGCGGCCCGGGCAGAGGGTACTCATCCACGCGGGCGCGGGCGGCGTGGGTTCCCTCGCGATCCAGCTCGCGAACCACCTCGGCGCGACCGTCGCCACAACCGTGAGCGCGCCCCATGCCGACCGGGCGCGTGAACGTGGTGCGGACATCGTCGTGGACTACCGAACCGAGGACTTCACGGACATCCTGCGCGACTACGACCTGGTGTTGGACAGCCTGGGCGGAAAGAACCTTGAGGGATCGCTTCGGGTGCTCCGGCCCGGTGGCAAGGCGATCGGAATCACCGGCCCCCCGACCCCGGAGTTCGCGCGCGAAATGGACGTCAGCCTCGTGCCCCGACTCGCTATCAGGGGGATCAGCCACCGCGCCCGCCGGATGGCCCGTCGCTTGGACGTGGGGTACGAGTTTCTCTTCACGCGCTCCAGTGGAGAGCAGTTGGCGAAGATCGCGGAGCTGGTCGACGGGGGAGCACTACGGCCTGTGGTGGGCCAGGTCTTCCCGTTCCATCGGACCCCGGACGCGCTGGTGGCTCTGGAGAAGGGCGGAACTCACGGCAAGATCGTCGTCAACCGTGAGTGA